One genomic region from Candidatus Limnocylindrales bacterium encodes:
- a CDS encoding histidine phosphatase family protein: MDLLIVRHAIAVEHTDWKGRPDGERPLTDKGRDLMKRNAAGLAVAFPNLDLIATSPLVRAAQTAAVLKGAYKNARVEEVPALTSGAEKGEIAAWLKKRQPVQQESEQAAAAAHQSGQRIALVGHEPDLGQLISWLITGQTRTPFEMRKGGACLLRLTEPPGPGSAVLRWFLPPSLLRKLGR; the protein is encoded by the coding sequence ATGGACCTTCTCATCGTGCGCCATGCGATTGCCGTCGAGCACACGGACTGGAAAGGACGACCGGACGGCGAGCGGCCTCTGACCGACAAAGGCCGCGACCTGATGAAGCGAAACGCGGCTGGTCTCGCGGTCGCGTTTCCAAACCTGGATCTCATCGCAACGAGCCCGCTCGTGCGTGCGGCCCAGACCGCGGCGGTGCTGAAGGGCGCCTACAAAAACGCCAGAGTGGAAGAAGTCCCGGCGCTCACGTCGGGAGCCGAGAAAGGCGAGATCGCTGCGTGGCTGAAAAAGCGGCAGCCGGTGCAGCAGGAGAGCGAACAGGCTGCGGCAGCCGCGCATCAATCCGGCCAGCGTATTGCGCTCGTCGGCCACGAACCCGACCTGGGGCAGCTGATCTCATGGTTGATCACCGGCCAGACCAGGACTCCGTTCGAGATGCGAAAAGGCGGCGCATGCCTGCTCCGGTTGACCGAGCCTCCGGGCCCGGGCAGCGCCGTGCTGCGATGGTTCCTTCCGCCGTCGCTGCTGCGAAAGCTCGGGCGCTGA
- a CDS encoding PqiC family protein gives MIRNKLAYSLLAFAAIGCSSATTQFYTLASLATPGPAPAAHYSILVGPVEIPPSVDRPQFVVQIAPNQIAIDELNCWAAPLGDGIARTVAGNLAVLLATHDVAVAPVANFRATHRVILNVQRFDSIPGKAVTVDALWTVTPTAVAGVARSGHTVAEESVSTPGYDALAAAHSRVLARLSSEIAEAIVASGKKKS, from the coding sequence GTGATCAGGAACAAACTGGCGTATTCGCTGCTGGCATTCGCCGCGATCGGGTGCTCGTCGGCGACGACGCAGTTCTACACGCTGGCTTCGCTCGCGACGCCGGGACCGGCGCCGGCCGCGCACTACTCGATCCTCGTCGGTCCCGTCGAGATTCCGCCGTCGGTCGACCGCCCGCAGTTCGTCGTGCAGATCGCCCCGAATCAGATCGCGATCGACGAGCTCAACTGCTGGGCCGCGCCGCTCGGCGACGGCATCGCGCGTACGGTGGCAGGAAACCTCGCGGTGCTGCTGGCGACCCACGATGTCGCGGTCGCTCCGGTCGCGAACTTCCGCGCAACGCATCGGGTGATTCTCAACGTGCAGCGTTTCGACTCGATTCCCGGAAAAGCAGTCACCGTGGATGCGCTGTGGACGGTTACGCCGACGGCTGTCGCCGGAGTCGCGCGCTCGGGCCACACCGTCGCCGAAGAGTCCGTAAGCACGCCGGGCTACGACGCGCTGGCTGCCGCACACAGCCGCGTGCTGGCAAGGCTCAGCAGCGAGATCGCCGAGGCGATCGTCGCCAGCGGAAAGAAAAAATCGTGA
- a CDS encoding paraquat-inducible protein A: MNVAGTSAMAHGLHSCEGCGLLSRAPGGAAEGHCPRCGAHVEFRKRDSLQRTIAFLIAAAVCYIPANVLPVMTTTTATGTETDTILQGVVLLWSPTGWPLSLIVLFASIMIPSAKILALVFLVISVRRGSVENNEQRTRLYRIVDLIGRWSMVDVFVAAFTAALVQLQPLMSVGPAPGVFFFSAVVVLTMLAVESFDPRLIWDSSNPRGL; this comes from the coding sequence ATGAACGTCGCCGGCACTTCGGCGATGGCTCACGGGCTGCACAGCTGCGAAGGCTGCGGCCTGCTGTCGCGTGCGCCCGGCGGCGCGGCCGAAGGCCACTGTCCTCGCTGCGGCGCGCACGTCGAGTTCCGCAAGCGCGACAGCCTCCAGCGCACCATCGCTTTCCTGATTGCTGCCGCCGTCTGCTACATCCCCGCCAATGTTCTGCCGGTCATGACGACGACTACGGCGACCGGCACCGAGACCGACACCATCCTGCAGGGAGTCGTGCTGCTCTGGTCACCCACCGGCTGGCCGCTGTCGCTGATCGTCCTGTTCGCGAGCATCATGATCCCGAGCGCGAAGATCCTCGCGCTCGTCTTTCTCGTGATCAGCGTGCGGCGAGGATCGGTCGAGAACAACGAGCAGCGCACGCGCCTGTATCGCATCGTCGACCTGATCGGCCGCTGGTCGATGGTCGATGTCTTCGTCGCGGCGTTCACGGCGGCGCTCGTGCAATTGCAGCCGCTGATGTCGGTGGGACCGGCTCCCGGCGTGTTCTTTTTCTCGGCCGTGGTCGTCCTGACGATGCTGGCCGTGGAATCGTTCGACCCGCGACTGATCTGGGATTCCTCCAACCCTCGAGGTCTTTGA
- a CDS encoding FAD-dependent oxidoreductase, with protein MPDRLDLAFGLSFDDLYNRSGLVRLDSEFLTRLESADAGVAARLRAARDNPSSLPAKEESALLLALAPYLDDFVGELFGIQAELAALRQRHLDLVPLFEIKRQFVQRKPVSQVSPAEASAFDGAALTVEIREAVGKDPSDDLHAFELAFARQLTHWLNGAESWAGSIDAATRYAAWALHSKAGRARHKDGVLFHTPKKTDPMHLMHHGVRAEKDGVVSYSIDPEYERHREGFDLTDRGTDLVGALDQANYCIWCHNQQKDSCSKGLREKPAAGEAVGAYKKSAFGVTLAGCPLGEKISEFHTAKVEGHAIGALAIITVDNPTAAATGHRICNDCMKSCIYQKQEPVDIPQAETRTLKDVLELPWGFEIYSLLTKWNPLNIERPLPKEETGRKVLVVGLGPAGFGLSHHLMQDGHTVVAIDGLKIEPLPKEICGVRHDGSRSPFVPIREVDCLYERLGDRVMAGFGGVAEYGITVRWDKNFLKIIRLLLERRAAFSMIGGVRFGSTLTLDEAMRFGFDHVAICIGAGKPTVLDIPNGLARGVRIASDFLMALQLTGAARPESIANMQMQLPVVVVGGGLTAIDTATESLAYYVVQVEKFAQRYEKLVEKSGEASVREWWDASDNAVAEEFLAHAAAIRAERARAKAAGEEPRLSALLKSWGGATIAYRRRLIDSPSYTLNHEEVEKALEEGAIFTECLSPIAIDIDANRSVEAIRFKRQVHSADGRWVAAEGEVRLPARTVFVAAGTQPNTVLAREDEDHFQLDGKYFRACDELGNPVKPAMQLSKPDRADVLLSRLPDGRFVSFFGDVHPSFFGNVVKALGSAKQGYPVVSRVLARRPPNSPETARGFFARMSYEFRPTVERVDRLTPTIIEVMVRAPAAARRFQPGQFYRLQNFETLAPEVGGTKLQMEGLALTGAWVDPDKGLVSTITLEMGGSSSLCSLLREGEPVVLMGPTGAPTHIIERQTAILAGGGLGNAVLFSIGQALRRAGTKVIYFAAYKKAIDRYKVEEIENAADIVIWCSDEAPGFEPTRDGDKTFVGNVVQAMHAYATGALGAAPLSLADASRIIAIGSDRMMAAVAESRHTLLAPYLKPGHCGIGSINSPMQCMMKEICAQCLQPHRDPATGKTTYVFSCFNQDQDLDHVDFAGLRDRLGQNSLSEKITTRWIRHCLEGAEG; from the coding sequence ATGCCCGACAGACTCGACCTGGCCTTTGGCCTGTCCTTTGACGACCTCTACAACCGCAGCGGACTCGTCCGTCTCGATTCGGAGTTCCTGACGCGGCTCGAAAGCGCGGACGCCGGCGTCGCAGCCCGCCTGCGCGCCGCGCGCGACAACCCGTCCTCGCTGCCGGCCAAGGAAGAATCGGCGCTGCTGCTCGCGCTGGCTCCGTATCTCGACGACTTCGTCGGCGAGCTGTTCGGCATCCAGGCCGAGCTCGCTGCTCTTCGCCAGCGCCATCTCGATCTCGTCCCGCTCTTCGAGATCAAGCGTCAGTTCGTGCAGCGCAAGCCGGTCAGCCAGGTTTCTCCGGCGGAAGCGTCGGCGTTCGACGGCGCCGCGCTCACGGTCGAGATCCGCGAGGCCGTCGGGAAGGATCCCAGCGACGACCTGCACGCGTTCGAGCTGGCATTCGCCCGGCAACTCACGCACTGGCTGAACGGCGCCGAATCGTGGGCGGGCAGCATCGATGCGGCGACGCGCTACGCGGCGTGGGCGCTGCATTCGAAAGCCGGCCGCGCCCGCCACAAGGACGGCGTGCTCTTCCACACGCCGAAGAAGACCGATCCGATGCACCTGATGCACCACGGCGTGCGCGCGGAAAAAGACGGCGTGGTTTCGTACTCGATCGATCCGGAGTACGAACGCCATCGCGAAGGCTTCGATCTTACCGATCGCGGCACGGATCTGGTGGGTGCGCTCGACCAGGCCAACTACTGCATCTGGTGCCACAACCAGCAGAAGGATTCCTGTTCGAAGGGGCTGCGCGAGAAGCCTGCGGCTGGAGAAGCCGTCGGCGCTTACAAGAAATCCGCATTCGGCGTGACCCTGGCCGGATGTCCGCTCGGCGAGAAGATCTCCGAGTTTCACACCGCCAAGGTCGAAGGCCATGCGATCGGCGCGCTCGCGATCATCACCGTCGACAATCCTACGGCGGCCGCGACCGGCCACCGCATCTGCAACGACTGCATGAAGTCGTGCATCTACCAGAAGCAGGAGCCGGTCGACATCCCGCAGGCCGAGACGCGAACGTTAAAGGACGTGCTCGAGCTGCCGTGGGGCTTCGAGATCTACTCGCTGCTGACCAAGTGGAATCCGCTCAACATCGAGCGCCCGCTTCCGAAGGAGGAGACGGGCCGCAAGGTTCTCGTCGTCGGCCTTGGCCCGGCCGGCTTCGGGCTCTCGCATCATCTGATGCAGGACGGCCACACCGTGGTCGCGATCGACGGGCTCAAGATCGAGCCGCTGCCGAAGGAGATCTGCGGCGTGCGGCACGACGGCTCGCGCTCGCCGTTCGTGCCGATCCGCGAGGTCGACTGCCTGTACGAGCGTCTCGGCGACCGCGTCATGGCCGGCTTCGGCGGTGTCGCCGAATACGGCATCACGGTTCGCTGGGACAAGAATTTCCTCAAGATCATCCGCCTGCTGCTCGAGCGGCGCGCGGCGTTTTCGATGATCGGCGGCGTGCGCTTCGGCAGCACGCTCACCCTCGATGAAGCGATGCGCTTCGGCTTCGACCACGTGGCCATCTGCATCGGCGCCGGCAAGCCGACCGTGCTCGACATCCCGAACGGGCTCGCGCGCGGCGTGCGCATCGCGTCCGACTTCCTGATGGCGCTGCAGCTTACGGGTGCGGCCAGGCCGGAATCGATCGCCAACATGCAGATGCAGCTTCCGGTCGTCGTGGTCGGCGGCGGATTGACCGCGATCGATACCGCGACCGAATCGCTTGCGTACTACGTGGTGCAGGTCGAAAAATTTGCGCAGCGCTACGAGAAGCTCGTCGAGAAATCCGGCGAGGCGTCCGTACGCGAGTGGTGGGATGCGTCCGACAACGCGGTTGCCGAGGAGTTCCTCGCGCACGCCGCCGCCATCCGTGCCGAGCGTGCGCGTGCCAAGGCTGCAGGCGAAGAGCCGCGTCTTTCCGCGCTGCTCAAGTCGTGGGGCGGCGCGACCATTGCGTATCGCCGGCGCCTCATCGACAGCCCGTCGTACACGCTCAATCACGAAGAGGTCGAGAAAGCGCTCGAGGAGGGCGCGATCTTTACCGAATGCCTGTCTCCGATTGCGATCGACATCGACGCGAACCGCAGCGTCGAAGCCATCCGCTTCAAGCGCCAGGTGCACAGCGCCGACGGGCGCTGGGTCGCGGCCGAAGGCGAAGTCCGGCTCCCGGCTCGGACGGTCTTCGTCGCCGCCGGCACGCAGCCGAACACGGTGCTCGCGCGCGAGGACGAAGATCACTTCCAGCTCGACGGCAAATACTTCCGCGCGTGCGACGAGCTCGGGAATCCCGTCAAGCCTGCGATGCAGCTGAGCAAGCCGGACCGCGCCGACGTGCTGCTCAGCCGGCTTCCCGACGGGCGTTTCGTGAGCTTCTTCGGCGACGTGCATCCGTCGTTCTTCGGCAACGTCGTCAAGGCGCTCGGCTCGGCCAAGCAGGGTTATCCGGTCGTGAGCCGCGTGCTCGCGCGGCGCCCGCCGAATTCGCCGGAAACGGCACGCGGGTTCTTTGCGAGGATGTCGTACGAGTTCCGGCCGACCGTCGAGCGCGTCGACCGCCTGACGCCGACCATCATCGAAGTGATGGTGCGCGCGCCCGCTGCCGCAAGGCGATTCCAGCCGGGACAGTTCTACCGGCTCCAGAACTTCGAGACGCTCGCGCCCGAAGTCGGCGGCACCAAGCTGCAGATGGAAGGTCTCGCGCTCACCGGTGCGTGGGTCGACCCCGACAAGGGCCTGGTTTCGACCATCACGCTCGAGATGGGCGGCTCATCGAGCCTGTGCTCGCTGCTGCGCGAAGGCGAGCCGGTGGTGCTGATGGGACCGACGGGAGCTCCGACACACATCATCGAGCGCCAGACGGCAATCCTTGCGGGCGGCGGTCTCGGCAATGCGGTGCTGTTCTCGATCGGCCAGGCGCTGCGCCGCGCCGGCACGAAGGTCATCTACTTTGCTGCCTACAAGAAGGCGATCGACCGCTACAAGGTCGAGGAGATCGAGAACGCAGCCGATATCGTGATCTGGTGCTCGGACGAAGCGCCCGGCTTCGAGCCGACGCGCGACGGCGACAAGACGTTCGTCGGCAACGTCGTGCAGGCGATGCACGCGTATGCGACCGGTGCGCTCGGCGCGGCGCCGCTGTCGCTCGCGGATGCGTCGCGCATCATCGCGATCGGATCGGATCGCATGATGGCAGCCGTCGCAGAGTCGCGGCACACGCTGCTCGCGCCGTATCTCAAGCCCGGACACTGCGGAATCGGCTCCATCAACTCGCCGATGCAGTGCATGATGAAGGAGATCTGCGCGCAGTGCCTGCAGCCGCACCGCGATCCGGCCACCGGCAAGACGACGTACGTGTTCTCGTGCTTCAACCAGGACCAGGATCTCGACCATGTCGACTTCGCGGGCCTGCGCGACCGCCTCGGGCAGAACTCGCTGTCGGAGAAGATCACGACGCGTTGGATCCGGCACTGCCTCGAAGGTGCGGAAGGCTGA
- a CDS encoding paraquat-inducible protein A, whose product MYNEPLRDPRLLACLQCDLVQRLPDVEPGGSARCPRCDRELWRRRDDSLNRTLALTLAAMLTYVVANSVPMLSLSAVGHHASTTVFGGAMQLWRDNEKIVAMLVMFAAVVAPALQIGMMLIIILAAHKPRPPHWVGTLLRHHPFTRTWSMIEVMLLGVLVALIKIAELATVIPGLALFALGFLVLLFAAIQANFDSRDVWDRVEWANREQPDHVPAAAVRVVS is encoded by the coding sequence ATGTACAATGAGCCCCTTCGCGATCCGAGGCTGCTCGCCTGCCTGCAATGCGACCTCGTGCAGCGCCTGCCCGACGTCGAACCGGGCGGATCGGCGCGCTGCCCGCGCTGCGACCGGGAGCTGTGGCGCAGGCGGGACGATTCCCTCAATCGTACCCTCGCACTGACGCTCGCGGCCATGCTCACGTACGTGGTCGCCAACTCTGTCCCGATGCTGAGCCTGTCGGCGGTGGGTCACCACGCCTCGACGACCGTGTTCGGCGGCGCGATGCAGCTCTGGCGCGACAACGAAAAGATCGTCGCGATGCTCGTGATGTTCGCCGCCGTCGTCGCGCCGGCCCTGCAGATCGGGATGATGCTCATCATCATCCTTGCCGCCCACAAGCCGCGTCCTCCGCACTGGGTCGGCACTCTGCTTCGTCATCATCCGTTCACGCGCACCTGGAGCATGATCGAGGTCATGCTGCTCGGCGTGCTGGTCGCGCTGATCAAGATCGCCGAGCTCGCGACCGTGATTCCGGGACTGGCGCTTTTCGCGCTCGGCTTTCTGGTGCTGCTGTTCGCCGCCATCCAGGCCAACTTCGATTCGCGCGACGTGTGGGACCGGGTCGAGTGGGCGAATCGCGAGCAACCGGACCACGTGCCCGCTGCGGCGGTCCGGGTCGTATCATGA
- a CDS encoding MlaD family protein translates to MADPFLPESSEMPEARAVPKKRTRLSAVWIVPIVAMALGAWVAVTRIMSEGPTITIDFRTGDGLEAGKTKIKFKGVEVGTLDSVALEGDEHLVRGTAKMEPGSEKFLFDDTRFWVVKPRISGANVSGLSTLISGSYIALDFGRGSQRGKKEKHFVALKSPPVVYADVPGRFFTLKTPDLGSLDTGVPLFYRRLEVGQVASYELDKDGQTMIVRIYVNAPYDQYVNANTRFWNASGVDVSLSASGLSVQTQSLLSVLIGGIAFETPADGAVREEAAEDTVFSLYDDRAAAFRPPAHDPQTYQLIFTQSVRGLAAGAPVEFHGMPIGEVVSLDARLNAETFEFSVPVTIRLDVQRLGVAITDLPAGTDVAAVRQRLMDNLISHGVRAQLRSGSLLTGAMYIAFDTFTDAPPVKLDWSQQPVQLPTMPGAFDAMEASVGRIIDKVDRLPLDAIGSDVQKAVAELNRTLVGARGAVSSAQGTLDSTNKMLEPNSAFNADLTNTLQEVAQAARSIRVLTDYLARHPESLIRGKTEDSK, encoded by the coding sequence ATGGCTGATCCTTTCCTGCCCGAATCGTCCGAGATGCCCGAAGCCCGCGCGGTTCCGAAGAAGCGCACGCGGCTGTCGGCCGTATGGATCGTACCGATCGTAGCCATGGCGCTCGGTGCGTGGGTTGCCGTCACACGCATCATGAGCGAGGGGCCCACGATCACCATCGATTTCCGGACCGGCGACGGCCTCGAGGCCGGCAAGACCAAGATCAAGTTCAAGGGAGTGGAGGTCGGGACGCTCGACAGCGTGGCTCTCGAGGGCGACGAGCATCTGGTGCGCGGCACCGCAAAGATGGAGCCCGGCAGCGAGAAGTTTCTGTTCGACGATACGCGGTTCTGGGTAGTGAAGCCGCGCATCTCCGGCGCCAACGTGAGCGGGCTCAGCACGCTCATCTCCGGATCCTACATCGCCCTCGACTTCGGCCGCGGCAGCCAGAGAGGCAAGAAGGAGAAGCATTTCGTCGCGCTCAAGTCGCCGCCGGTCGTGTACGCCGACGTGCCGGGCCGCTTCTTCACGCTGAAGACTCCGGACCTCGGCTCGCTCGATACCGGCGTCCCGCTGTTCTACCGGCGGCTCGAAGTCGGGCAGGTGGCTTCGTACGAGCTCGACAAGGACGGCCAGACGATGATCGTCCGGATCTACGTCAATGCGCCGTACGACCAGTACGTCAATGCCAACACCCGCTTCTGGAACGCGAGCGGCGTCGATGTGTCGCTTTCGGCGTCCGGACTGTCGGTTCAGACCCAGTCACTGCTCTCGGTGTTGATCGGCGGAATCGCCTTCGAAACCCCGGCGGACGGGGCCGTGCGCGAGGAGGCTGCAGAGGACACGGTCTTCTCGCTCTACGACGATCGTGCCGCCGCGTTTCGTCCGCCTGCTCACGATCCGCAGACCTATCAGCTCATCTTCACGCAATCGGTGCGCGGCCTTGCAGCCGGTGCGCCGGTGGAGTTTCACGGCATGCCGATCGGCGAGGTCGTCTCGCTCGACGCGCGCCTGAACGCCGAGACTTTCGAATTCTCGGTGCCGGTCACGATCCGCCTCGATGTCCAGCGGCTCGGAGTCGCGATCACCGACCTGCCGGCCGGAACCGACGTCGCCGCCGTCCGGCAGAGGCTGATGGACAACCTCATTTCGCATGGAGTGCGGGCGCAGCTTCGAAGCGGCAGCCTGCTCACCGGCGCGATGTATATCGCGTTCGACACGTTCACCGACGCGCCGCCGGTCAAGCTCGACTGGTCGCAGCAACCGGTGCAGCTGCCGACGATGCCCGGCGCGTTCGATGCGATGGAAGCCAGCGTCGGCCGCATCATCGACAAGGTCGACCGGCTGCCCCTCGATGCGATCGGCAGCGACGTTCAGAAAGCAGTCGCCGAGCTCAACAGGACGCTGGTCGGCGCGCGCGGTGCAGTGTCGAGCGCGCAAGGCACGCTCGACAGCACCAACAAGATGCTCGAGCCGAATTCGGCGTTCAATGCCGACCTCACCAACACGCTCCAGGAAGTGGCCCAGGCGGCGCGGTCGATACGCGTGCTCACCGACTATCTCGCACGCCATCCCGAGTCGCTCATTCGCGGCAAGACGGAGGATTCCAAGTGA